One part of the Phaeodactylum tricornutum CCAP 1055/1 chromosome 17, whole genome shotgun sequence genome encodes these proteins:
- a CDS encoding predicted protein → MYWAPLSFPVLLLFTANRAIATVWSFLGSGRPVRGSPVVFFGSVMPVPCAYISRANAVSLKSVGLTTGFDNYIFPAGWVKHDSPLVGFHLFVNQWCMLKPILNPCSIGTGIAIPRINRNSIDKTDVEIIHYSAWLKITLLEENWNRF, encoded by the exons ATGTACTGGGCCCCACTGTCGTTTCCAGTTCTTTT GCTCTTTACGGCAAATCGGGCCATTGCCACTGTGTGGTCCTTTCTCGGATCAGGAAGGCCAGTAAGAGGAAGTCCCGTTGTCTTTTTTGGCAGTGTCATGCCGGTCCCCTGCGCCTATATATCGAGAGCCAATGCCGTTTCGCTCAAAAGTGTAGGTCTGACCACAG GATTTGACAACTACATTTTCCCTGCCGGTTGGGTTAAACACGATAGTCCATTGGTGGGATTCCATCTCTTTGTTAACCAGTGGTGTATGCTCAAACCCATTCTGAATCCATGCTCGATTGGCACCGGAATAGCCATTCCAAGAATTAACCGTAACTCTATCGACAAAACAGATGTTGAGATCATCCACTATTCGGCATGGCTGAAAATTACACTATTGGAGGAAAATTGGAATCGTTT